Genomic window (Asticcacaulis excentricus CB 48):
TCCGGGGTCGGGCAGTGGATGCCTTCGCAAGCGTTGAGACCTGCGACGACCAGATCGCGGCGCTTCTGGAACACGGCGGCGCGCTCCGGGATGAAGTCCTGCGGCCCGTTGAGTGCTTCGACGGCGGCCCACTGCGCTATCGAGCAGGGGTTGGAGGTCGATTGCGAGATGATCTTCGACATGGCCTTGATCAGCGGCTCAGGCCCGGCCGCGTATCCGATGCGCCAGCCGGTCATTGAATAGGCCTTCGACACGCCGTTCATGGTCAAGGTGCGCTCATAAAGCTCCGGGCAGACCTGCGCGATGGTGGTGTATTTGAAGCCGTCGAAGGTCAGGTGCTCGTACATGTCGTCTGTCAGGATCCACACCTGCGGATGACGCTTCAGCACCTCGCCCAACGCCTTCAGCTCGGCTTCGGTATAGGCAGCACCCGACGGGTTGGACGGCGAGTTGAGGATCAGCCACTTGGTCTTGGGAGTAATGGCGGCTTCCAGCGTTTCGGGCTTCAGCTTGAAGCCAGTGGACATTTCACCGACGGCGAACACCGGCGTTCCGCCGGCCAGCAGCACCATGTCCGGATAGGACACCCAGTAGGGGGCCGGGATGATCACTTCATCACCGACATTTACCGATGCCATCAAGGCGTTATAGATGACCGGCTTGCCACCCGGCGACACCGACACCTGAGATGTCTTGTACTCCAGGCCGTTTTCGCGCTTGAACTTTTCGACGATGGCCGCTTTCAGCTCCGGGATACCATCGACGTCGGTATAGCGGGTTTCGCCGCGCTTGATCGCCTTGATGGCGGCGTCGCAGATATTTTCCGGCGTATCGAAGTCCGGTTCACCGGCACCCAGCGAGATGACTTTCTTGCCCTGACGGGCCAGTTCGCGCGCCTTGGCGGTCACGGCGAGGGTGGGGGAGGGCTTAACGCGCTTCAGCGTATCGGATTCGACGAAGGTCATGGATGTCGCCTCTTAAGTATCTGGCTTTATGGGCGGTGGAGGTTCGCCCCTCTTTTGCGCGAAGGGCGGCGTTTGTCCAGCACTGTTGCAGGATTGTGAGACATTTTCGCAAAGGCGTGGCGCAGAGGTCGAAAAGATGGTTTCGTGCGGAACGAATAGCGGCGCGGGATGAGGATGACAGGGGGGGATGAAGCGGGTAGGAAGAAGTCTGGTAGGGATGATGAACGCTTCATCACACATCGCAATGGGAGGATGATATGCGTTGCCAGGTTTTGGCCGTTTCCTTTATGCTGTGTGTCTCTCTGTCCGGTTGCGCCTCGGTGCCCGTGGCCAGTCATTCGGGCGGCATATCGATGCTGCGCGACGCTCTGAACATTCCCTTGGCTGAACTGGAGACCAAGGCTACCAGCGGCGACGCCCGCGCGCAGTTTTCCACCTCTCTGGTCTATCAGTTCGGGCTAAAGGGTACGCCCGCCGACCCTTTAAAGGCCACGACGTACCGTCGCCAGGCCCTGAGCGCCAAAGGCTATACGCCCATCACGCAATATATAGCCGGGCTCAATGGCAATCCGGGCCGCACAGCCATCATCAATGTGCCGCGCTATGAGGTAACCGCAGGCGAGGCCAGAGCCGCCTATGTCTGCGCCCAGGCGGTGGCGGGTCGCGTTGCACCGGTGGTTGGCGCGGCCGCCTGCGGGACAACGGAGGTTTATGCCGAGTTCGTGTCGGAGTGGTCTGGTGAGAAGAGCAGATGGCCCGTCGTCTAGAGTTGGGTCAGCCCGGTATATTTCTGCGCAATACGCGCTTTGTGGTCGGGCTGGGGCTGAGTGTGGGTCTCCTGATCGGTCTGATTTCGCTTTGGCCGCACTGGCCTGGTGATATGATCGTGCCCTTCCGGTTGCAGCTGGTGGCGCTTGCCGTCGCAGGATTGCTCATCAGCCTGTGTCTGGCGCGTCGGGCCTTGATTGGTTTTGCCGCTGTGGTGCTAATGCTCCACGCAACCCCTCTCGCCCTGCGGCTCATGCAGCGGCCGGTCCTGCCCGCGGCGAGTGATGCCGGACGGCCGCTCAGCCTTGTTTTCAGCAATGTACTGGCTGATAATCGCGACTATGGCCGAGTGATTGCGCTGGCCGAAGGTGAAGATGCCGATCTGTTTGCCGCCGCCGAAACCTCTCCGGCTTGGATCGAGCGGCTGAAGGCACTGAGCGCGACCTATCCCTATAGCTATGCCCCGGAGGCGGGGGTTTTCGGCGTGGCGCTATATGCCAGGCAACCCTTCACGCCGACGCTTTATCGCCTCGGCCGGTACAATATGTCGCTGCTGCGTGCCGATTTCGGTGACTATGTGGTTTATGTTGCCCACCCAATGCCGCCCGCCAATGCCCTTCTGAGCGAAGACAACCACCAGTATATTGCGCATCTGGCCCGCCGGGTTGCTGCAGAGACAAAACCGGTTATCGTCACGGGCGATCTCAATGCCACCCTGTGGTCCGGCAGCATGGAGCCGCTCATGCGTGCCAGAATGAGCTGGCCGGCAGGATCGGGTCTGCGCCACACATGGCCGACGGGCCGCGCGCTTCTGGGCATACAGATCGACCACGTGCTGACAAAGGGCTTGCCGGCCGGTCGGCTGACAGTTTTACGCCATGTCGGCTCTGATCATCTGCCGGTCAGGGCCGATCTGGTTTTGCCAGAGTGACAAAGTGGCATCTTCATAATTAGAGCGTATTTCGTTCAGATTGAGCGAAATACGCTCTAAACCCAGTTCACCCGTTCAGGCGACCGGTTGAAAAGCCTGTTGTGGCTTTGCAGGTGAAGCCAGCCGCTCGACTAGTGCCTCCAGACGCAGCGGGCGGGAGAAGAGGTAGCCCTGCATGGCGTGCACGCTGGCGGCCTTGAGGTGCTGATGCAGGGTCACGGTTTCGACCCGTTCGGCGACCGCCTGTATCCTGAAGACGGGGCTGATGCCTGGAAGAAGGTGGGCCGCACCACCAATGACATCGTGCGGCTCGATCTCGACATACCGCGTATGGATGGTTTTGAGCTTCTGGGCCTGATGCGCGCCGATGCGACACACCGCCACGTGCCGGCGGTGGTGGCCACCGGGCGCGAAGACATGCTAGCCCTGGGCAAGGCTTTTGCCAATGGTGCGACGTCGTTTGTCATCAAGCCGCTGAACTGGCGGCTGGTGTCGCATCAGCTGTCCTACGTGCTCAAGAGCGCGCACGAGGAGGCGGTGGCGCGTCAGACCCTTCGCACGCGTCAGGAGGACAATCGTCTCAGGGATGAGGCGGTGACGCTGGCGCTTTCAAAGCTGGAAAAGTCGAGCCGCGCCCTGAAGTTCATGCTGGCGCAGTCCGAAGGGGTCGAGCTGGCCGACGCGCAAACCACGGCTTAACCTATGATGCAACTGTGCGAAACCCTGACTCTGGCGGCCAGAGCCAGCTGACCCTGACCGCGGCTTCGCAGGGGTGAAGCCTCAAGGATTCACAAACTCTCCGGTCTTGCCACTTTTGGCGGCCTCTTCGGCTAGAACCACATCCTTGTGATCCACCACCCCGTCCTTGTTGCGATCGTGCAAATCGAACATGCGCAGACCCGAAGCGAGGTGTTCCGCCTGACTGATCGCGCCGTTTTTGTCGGCGTCAAGGACGCCGAAACGCACCTTGGCCTGACGCATCTGGCGTTGCTGTTCCTCCAGACGCTTTTCGGGGTCGCCGATGCGGCTCAGTCTGGCCATCAGGCGGCCTTCGTACTCGCCGATGTATTCGGCCTCGCTCAGGATGCCGTCTTCATTGAAGTCTGCCTTGCGAATTTCGATGGCGCGACCAGCCTTGAACTCTTCCTGCGACACCTTGCCGTCGCCATTGAGGTCCTGTTCCTCGACAAAGACTGAGGTGGAGTGTGAGGCGGCCAGTGCCGGGGCCGAGATAGCGACTAGGGCCGCTATGAAAAGGGAGGTTTTCATCTGGGTATCCTTATAGAACAGGTTATTGGGGGAGAACTTCGAGAGTGAGGGTGGCGGTGTGGCTGAGCCACAGGTTCGCCCGACCTTCGGCGGGGCGGCGCATGCGCACCTGAAGGAGGTAGAGGCCGGCGGTCTTCGGCGTGAAGGTGACTTCGCCCGCATCGTTGGTGCGTAGCGTCTTTTCGCCAACCCTAGGCATGGCGTAGGTCTGGCCGTCGGTGATGATGGTCACGTCTTGACCCGGCAGACCCTTGCCGTTTTCACGCACGCGCACGGTGAAGGGTTCGCCCGCATAGGCGTCATAAGGCGCAGTTACGGGGAAGAGTTCTACGCCGTCGCTGCGGAAATCCGGACGGCTAGGGCGGCCATGCGTCACATAGACATCGGCGCGGGTCAGGCTTTGCACGTCGATCACGGTTTCACCGGATCGGGCCGCATTAGGGCCTTCGAGAAAGTGCACCTCACCGTCGCGGATGACGCCCCTAGCTACGCGGCCTTTACGCACGCCGGACGAGATCAGATAGGTGCCTTCAGCCTTCAGCGGCGCTTCGAGGAATACCGCATCCTTCAGCGTCGCCGCCGCGGGCAGGGGGGTATCCGTTCCGTCCGGGGCGATGATGTGGAAGGCGTCCGACTTCATGGCGACGTCAGGACGCAGATCGCCGTCAGAGAAGGCGGCTTCGACCGTTATGTGGTCGCGCGTTGCCGGGACCGTAAAGGCCGCAGGCTTGAGATAGGGTGAATGCGCCAGTGCGGGAGCGGTCAATAAAC
Coding sequences:
- a CDS encoding response regulator, with the translated sequence MQGHGFDPFGDRLYPEDGADAWKKVGRTTNDIVRLDLDIPRMDGFELLGLMRADATHRHVPAVVATGREDMLALGKAFANGATSFVIKPLNWRLVSHQLSYVLKSAHEEAVARQTLRTRQEDNRLRDEAVTLALSKLEKSSRALKFMLAQSEGVELADAQTTA
- a CDS encoding DUF4198 domain-containing protein, whose product is MTAYRFIGITPLLFFGLLTAPALAHSPYLKPAAFTVPATRDHITVEAAFSDGDLRPDVAMKSDAFHIIAPDGTDTPLPAAATLKDAVFLEAPLKAEGTYLISSGVRKGRVARGVIRDGEVHFLEGPNAARSGETVIDVQSLTRADVYVTHGRPSRPDFRSDGVELFPVTAPYDAYAGEPFTVRVRENGKGLPGQDVTIITDGQTYAMPRVGEKTLRTNDAGEVTFTPKTAGLYLLQVRMRRPAEGRANLWLSHTATLTLEVLPQ
- a CDS encoding endonuclease/exonuclease/phosphatase family protein, producing the protein MARRLELGQPGIFLRNTRFVVGLGLSVGLLIGLISLWPHWPGDMIVPFRLQLVALAVAGLLISLCLARRALIGFAAVVLMLHATPLALRLMQRPVLPAASDAGRPLSLVFSNVLADNRDYGRVIALAEGEDADLFAAAETSPAWIERLKALSATYPYSYAPEAGVFGVALYARQPFTPTLYRLGRYNMSLLRADFGDYVVYVAHPMPPANALLSEDNHQYIAHLARRVAAETKPVIVTGDLNATLWSGSMEPLMRARMSWPAGSGLRHTWPTGRALLGIQIDHVLTKGLPAGRLTVLRHVGSDHLPVRADLVLPE
- a CDS encoding EF-hand domain-containing protein is translated as MKTSLFIAALVAISAPALAASHSTSVFVEEQDLNGDGKVSQEEFKAGRAIEIRKADFNEDGILSEAEYIGEYEGRLMARLSRIGDPEKRLEEQQRQMRQAKVRFGVLDADKNGAISQAEHLASGLRMFDLHDRNKDGVVDHKDVVLAEEAAKSGKTGEFVNP
- a CDS encoding pyridoxal phosphate-dependent aminotransferase, producing the protein MTFVESDTLKRVKPSPTLAVTAKARELARQGKKVISLGAGEPDFDTPENICDAAIKAIKRGETRYTDVDGIPELKAAIVEKFKRENGLEYKTSQVSVSPGGKPVIYNALMASVNVGDEVIIPAPYWVSYPDMVLLAGGTPVFAVGEMSTGFKLKPETLEAAITPKTKWLILNSPSNPSGAAYTEAELKALGEVLKRHPQVWILTDDMYEHLTFDGFKYTTIAQVCPELYERTLTMNGVSKAYSMTGWRIGYAAGPEPLIKAMSKIISQSTSNPCSIAQWAAVEALNGPQDFIPERAAVFQKRRDLVVAGLNACEGIHCPTPEGAFYVYPSIEGLIGKTAPSGKVIQTDEDFASELLQQETVAVVHGAAFGLSPFFRISYATSEAVLTEACERIQRFCASLK